In Caproiciproducens sp. NJN-50, the following are encoded in one genomic region:
- a CDS encoding elongation factor G, which yields MKQYEAKHILNIALAGHGGAGKTSIAEAMLYLSGATDRLGKVGEGNTVCDSDPEEIRRKTSVLTSVAPLEWKNDKINLLDAPGLFDFEGGLCEAVRAADCMLVAVSGKDGIAVGTEKAAAAADARGLSKIFFVNGLCDESADFYKVFETLKAYFGPSVCPVVVPYIQNGKANVYVNVLEYKAYEYHDGKAVEVKMPDMGSRLEGLRTAIYEAVAETGDDMFDKYFSGESFTPEEVIVGISKGVKSGAVSPVFCGDAVLLNGIDQLLNGLVWLAPSAAEKSGETGTDENGDPVELAADENAQPAAVVFKTVADPFVGKLSYLKVISGRISSDAGLVNMTTGQAERVGKTILVRGKKQEDVPYLAAGDIGAVPKLSAKTGDTLCSPERRVKLEPVVYPSPSLSMAVLPKAKGEEDKVAQGILRLTEEDPTIRFATNAETHQMIVSGMGEQHLDVLASKLKKKFGVEIKLETPRVAYRETIRKKVQVQGKYKKQTGGHGQYGDVWIEFEPCEADGLEFGERVVGGAVPRGFYPAVEKGLRECIDRGPLAGYPVVGLRATLYDGSYHPVDSSEMSFKMAAALAYKTGMPKASPVLLEPIGTLRCTVPDDNMGDMMGEINKRRGRVLGMEPAGEGTQTIEAEVPQAEMHDFTTFVRQVTQGRGSFTFDFARYEETPPQVAQKVIDSASAEQSADA from the coding sequence GTGAAACAATATGAGGCGAAGCATATTCTGAACATTGCGCTTGCGGGGCACGGCGGCGCGGGAAAAACCAGTATCGCCGAGGCGATGCTGTATCTTTCCGGCGCCACCGACCGCTTGGGAAAGGTTGGTGAGGGAAATACCGTATGCGATTCCGATCCTGAGGAGATCAGGCGGAAAACGTCCGTGTTGACTTCAGTGGCTCCGCTCGAGTGGAAGAACGATAAAATCAATCTGCTGGACGCGCCCGGCCTGTTCGACTTTGAGGGCGGGCTGTGCGAGGCGGTCCGCGCGGCCGACTGCATGCTGGTCGCCGTTTCCGGCAAGGACGGCATCGCGGTCGGAACCGAAAAGGCGGCCGCCGCCGCGGACGCGCGAGGGCTTTCCAAAATCTTTTTCGTCAACGGCCTGTGCGACGAAAGCGCGGATTTCTACAAGGTGTTCGAGACCCTGAAAGCGTATTTCGGCCCGTCGGTCTGCCCTGTGGTCGTGCCGTACATCCAGAACGGAAAGGCGAACGTCTACGTCAACGTGCTGGAGTACAAGGCTTACGAATACCATGACGGGAAAGCGGTGGAAGTAAAGATGCCGGATATGGGCAGCCGCCTGGAGGGGCTGCGCACGGCGATCTACGAGGCCGTTGCGGAAACCGGCGACGACATGTTCGACAAATACTTTTCCGGCGAGAGCTTCACGCCGGAGGAAGTTATCGTCGGCATCAGCAAGGGGGTCAAGTCCGGGGCGGTTTCCCCCGTGTTCTGCGGGGACGCGGTGCTGCTCAACGGGATCGACCAGCTTTTGAACGGCCTTGTCTGGCTGGCGCCCAGCGCCGCGGAAAAGAGCGGCGAAACCGGGACGGATGAAAACGGGGACCCGGTCGAGCTGGCGGCGGATGAGAACGCCCAGCCGGCGGCGGTCGTCTTTAAAACCGTCGCGGACCCGTTCGTCGGCAAGCTGTCGTACCTCAAGGTGATTTCCGGCAGGATCTCCTCCGACGCCGGGCTGGTCAACATGACGACCGGCCAGGCGGAGCGCGTGGGCAAAACGATCCTTGTCCGCGGGAAGAAGCAGGAGGACGTGCCGTACCTTGCGGCGGGGGACATCGGCGCGGTGCCGAAGCTTTCCGCGAAAACCGGAGACACGCTCTGCTCGCCGGAGCGCAGGGTGAAACTGGAGCCGGTCGTCTACCCTTCGCCGTCGCTCTCGATGGCGGTTCTGCCCAAAGCCAAGGGAGAAGAGGACAAGGTGGCGCAGGGCATCCTCCGCCTGACCGAGGAGGACCCGACCATCCGTTTCGCGACCAACGCCGAGACGCACCAGATGATCGTCTCCGGCATGGGCGAGCAGCATCTGGACGTTCTCGCCTCCAAGCTGAAGAAGAAGTTCGGCGTGGAGATCAAGCTGGAGACGCCGCGCGTCGCCTACCGCGAAACCATCCGCAAAAAGGTGCAGGTGCAGGGCAAGTACAAGAAGCAGACCGGAGGCCACGGACAGTATGGCGACGTGTGGATCGAATTTGAGCCGTGCGAGGCCGACGGGCTGGAATTCGGGGAGCGCGTCGTCGGCGGCGCGGTGCCGAGGGGCTTTTACCCGGCGGTGGAAAAGGGCCTGCGCGAATGCATCGACCGGGGCCCGCTCGCGGGGTATCCGGTGGTCGGCCTGAGGGCGACGCTGTACGACGGCTCGTACCATCCGGTGGACTCCTCCGAAATGTCGTTCAAGATGGCGGCGGCGCTCGCGTACAAGACCGGGATGCCGAAGGCCTCCCCCGTTCTGCTGGAGCCGATCGGCACGCTTCGCTGCACCGTGCCGGACGACAACATGGGCGACATGATGGGCGAGATCAACAAGCGCCGCGGGCGCGTGCTGGGCATGGAGCCGGCGGGCGAGGGCACGCAGACCATCGAGGCGGAGGTGCCGCAGGCCGAAATGCACGACTTCACCACCTTCGTCCGGCAGGTGACGCAGGGGCGCGGCTCGTTCACGTTCGACTTCGCGCGGTATGAGGAGACGCCGCCGCAGGTCGCGCAGAAGGTGATCGACTCCGCGTCGGCGGAGCAGTCCGCGGACGCCTGA
- a CDS encoding VanW family protein: MIAENRAGHPGIFGKTGPKAKAAVAAALILLVAAGAVLGQRIYAGYRHAKEISETIDTDSFYPGIKVQGIDLGGKSMSEAKTAVEAVLPAAQPVELQITDGSRSWELTEKDLSFQYNTDEILKEAYSYARSGDREQRLQLVRGLEASPKTYSIAAKIDGTSLRTALDKIADQAESAPKGPSVTSFNTGTKQFSFADGTDGVTVDREKLLADAQAVISSGGTGTVRLSTGTTPFSGTLADLKPHMKKLGSFSTVSKNSADGTYNMTKALLSANGVCVQPGAAFSFFGTAGQCGQAQGYRPAGAILNGKLIQEYGGGICQASTTIYGAAVRSGMKITERHNHSMPSSYCPIGQDATVSYPGLDFKFVNPTKYPVYLVTSVKNRVLTVTFYGYQPDDYDAIDVSSKVTETIPAPAKGQYVPDSSLKKGEVKLTSKARTGYKATAQRIFRKNGTVVKTEELPSSYYKPQPAYYSYGEGTDLAGTAKPSSKAAASPSSSKPASSAPPSSKPSSAPASSAPASSTPGAGAAVPNDDITTQGEPAA, from the coding sequence ATGATTGCGGAAAACAGGGCCGGGCATCCGGGAATATTCGGAAAAACCGGCCCGAAAGCCAAGGCGGCCGTCGCCGCCGCGCTGATCTTGCTGGTCGCCGCGGGCGCCGTGCTGGGGCAGAGAATTTACGCGGGATACCGGCACGCGAAGGAGATATCCGAAACGATCGATACGGACTCTTTTTATCCCGGCATCAAGGTGCAGGGGATCGATCTCGGCGGGAAGAGCATGAGCGAGGCAAAAACCGCCGTGGAGGCCGTCCTTCCGGCCGCTCAGCCGGTGGAGCTTCAGATCACGGACGGCAGCAGGTCCTGGGAACTGACCGAAAAGGACCTGAGCTTTCAATACAATACGGACGAAATCCTGAAAGAAGCATACTCATATGCCCGCAGCGGGGATCGGGAGCAGCGCCTTCAGCTTGTGCGCGGGCTGGAAGCTTCCCCGAAAACCTATTCCATCGCCGCGAAAATCGATGGAACCTCCCTGCGGACGGCGCTGGATAAAATCGCGGACCAGGCGGAATCCGCCCCGAAGGGTCCGAGCGTGACCTCATTCAACACGGGAACAAAACAGTTCTCCTTTGCCGACGGAACGGACGGCGTAACCGTCGACCGGGAAAAGCTGCTTGCCGATGCCCAGGCCGTCATCAGTTCCGGGGGAACGGGGACGGTCCGGCTTTCGACCGGGACCACCCCGTTCAGCGGGACGCTGGCGGACCTGAAACCCCACATGAAAAAGCTGGGCTCTTTCAGCACGGTCAGCAAAAATTCCGCGGACGGGACCTACAACATGACAAAAGCCCTGCTGTCGGCGAACGGCGTCTGCGTGCAGCCCGGCGCCGCGTTCTCCTTTTTCGGCACCGCGGGCCAGTGCGGCCAGGCGCAGGGATACCGGCCGGCCGGCGCGATCCTGAACGGAAAACTGATCCAGGAATACGGCGGCGGCATCTGCCAGGCTTCCACCACCATCTACGGCGCGGCGGTCCGCTCCGGAATGAAAATCACGGAGCGGCACAACCATTCCATGCCCTCCAGCTATTGTCCGATCGGGCAGGACGCCACCGTCAGCTACCCCGGCCTGGATTTCAAATTCGTGAACCCGACCAAATATCCGGTTTATCTGGTCACCTCGGTGAAGAACCGGGTTTTGACGGTTACTTTTTACGGCTATCAGCCGGACGATTACGATGCGATCGATGTCTCGTCAAAGGTGACCGAGACCATTCCGGCCCCGGCGAAGGGACAGTACGTGCCGGATTCTTCGCTGAAAAAGGGAGAGGTCAAGCTGACCTCCAAAGCGCGCACCGGGTACAAGGCGACGGCCCAGAGGATCTTCCGTAAAAACGGGACGGTCGTGAAAACGGAGGAGCTTCCCTCCTCCTATTACAAACCGCAGCCGGCCTACTATTCCTATGGGGAAGGGACCGACCTGGCCGGTACGGCCAAGCCGTCCTCCAAAGCCGCCGCCTCCCCGTCTTCCTCCAAACCGGCTTCCTCCGCGCCGCCGTCTTCAAAGCCTTCCTCCGCACCCGCATCCTCCGCGCCGGCTTCTTCCACGCCCGGCGCCGGGGCTGCTGTTCCGAACGACGACATCACAACGCAGGGCGAGCCGGCAGCGTGA
- a CDS encoding lysylphosphatidylglycerol synthase transmembrane domain-containing protein, with translation MPTERKAEEKTRTRKMFQAFLFALTLGMLIYFCVSGNNLAVLIQSLPTINLFWILCAVASVVFNWMMDSLVLHTLIFHSSGGRYGFGSAFRVSMVGQYFNSVTPYALAGQPMQFMALAGQGIPTGVAVSTLVRKFLVYQTSLTVYSLVVILVKYQFFRSKIQGFMALAFVGFLYQAAVVIALVLFSYSPGFTTKIIHGAVWVLTKMRVVKKPEETGKKVRDQLQFFLENNRAIQGKRSLGIKIYVFTLLQLTALFLVPFFIYKAFHNPGAPVFDMIAAQSFVTMISGYTPLPGAAGAAEGSFLVLFQMFFAPEVIQQAMLLWRLIAYYSCIVVGAFFAAPERRAGRKPEPLAGREEPGPQPVPGTGHAANSGGIKHE, from the coding sequence ATGCCGACGGAGCGGAAGGCGGAAGAAAAGACCAGAACGCGGAAAATGTTTCAGGCGTTCCTTTTTGCGCTTACGCTGGGAATGCTGATTTATTTCTGCGTTTCCGGCAATAATCTGGCCGTCCTGATCCAAAGCCTGCCGACCATCAACCTGTTCTGGATCCTCTGCGCCGTTGCGAGCGTGGTCTTTAACTGGATGATGGACAGCCTGGTCCTTCACACGCTGATCTTTCATTCCTCCGGCGGCCGTTACGGCTTTGGAAGCGCGTTCCGGGTCAGCATGGTCGGGCAGTATTTCAATTCCGTCACTCCGTATGCGCTCGCCGGCCAGCCCATGCAGTTCATGGCCCTGGCGGGGCAGGGAATCCCGACCGGCGTGGCCGTTTCCACTCTCGTGAGGAAATTCCTGGTTTACCAGACTTCTTTGACGGTCTATTCCCTGGTGGTCATCCTGGTGAAATATCAGTTTTTCCGCAGCAAGATCCAGGGTTTCATGGCGCTGGCGTTCGTCGGGTTCCTGTATCAGGCGGCGGTGGTCATTGCGCTGGTCCTTTTTTCTTACAGCCCGGGGTTCACCACGAAGATCATCCATGGCGCCGTCTGGGTCCTGACAAAGATGCGAGTGGTCAAAAAGCCGGAGGAAACAGGAAAAAAAGTCAGGGATCAGCTTCAGTTTTTTCTGGAAAACAACCGTGCGATACAGGGAAAGCGCTCCCTTGGGATTAAAATCTACGTCTTTACGCTCCTCCAGCTGACGGCGCTTTTCCTGGTGCCTTTTTTTATTTATAAAGCGTTTCACAATCCCGGAGCGCCGGTATTCGATATGATCGCGGCGCAGAGCTTTGTCACCATGATCTCCGGCTACACGCCGCTGCCGGGCGCGGCGGGCGCGGCGGAGGGCAGCTTCCTTGTGCTCTTCCAGATGTTTTTCGCGCCGGAGGTCATCCAGCAGGCGATGCTGCTGTGGAGGCTGATCGCCTATTATTCCTGTATCGTGGTCGGGGCGTTTTTCGCGGCTCCGGAGCGCCGGGCCGGGAGGAAACCGGAACCGCTCGCCGGGAGGGAAGAACCGGGACCGCAGCCGGTGCCTGGAACCGGACATGCTGCAAACAGCGGAGGAATCAAACATGAATGA
- a CDS encoding HAD family hydrolase, translating to MKYKAVIFDLDGTLLDSMKVWEQVDRDFLLRRGLPFTRDYTEAVSAMSFGEASRYTVERFRLSETPEELIREWSAMVSEEYAHRIALKPGARECLRFLRARGIALGVATALSKDLYGPSLRNNGIYGLFGAFASVTETVRGKGFPDVYLLCAERLGVSPGSCLVFEDVLPGLRGAKAAGMDAVGVYDAGSGLSEEDARSVADGYVRSLAEVTEPEFFNRFL from the coding sequence ATGAAATATAAAGCGGTGATCTTTGACCTGGACGGCACGCTGCTTGACTCCATGAAAGTCTGGGAACAGGTGGACAGGGATTTTCTGCTGCGGCGTGGTCTTCCGTTCACGCGGGACTATACCGAGGCGGTTTCCGCCATGAGCTTTGGGGAAGCGTCGCGCTACACCGTCGAGCGTTTCCGGCTTTCCGAGACCCCGGAGGAACTGATCCGCGAATGGAGCGCGATGGTCTCGGAGGAATACGCGCACCGCATCGCGCTCAAGCCCGGCGCGCGGGAGTGTCTGCGTTTTCTGCGGGCGCGCGGGATCGCACTGGGCGTTGCGACCGCCCTTTCGAAGGATCTGTACGGCCCGTCGCTGCGGAATAACGGCATTTACGGACTTTTCGGCGCGTTCGCTTCCGTGACGGAGACCGTGCGGGGAAAAGGATTTCCGGACGTCTATCTCCTTTGCGCCGAACGGCTCGGCGTTTCGCCCGGCTCCTGCCTTGTCTTTGAGGACGTGCTGCCGGGCCTAAGAGGGGCGAAAGCAGCCGGGATGGACGCGGTCGGCGTGTATGACGCCGGCTCCGGCCTCTCGGAGGAGGACGCGCGGTCCGTCGCGGACGGATACGTCAGAAGTCTTGCGGAGGTGACGGAGCCGGAGTTTTTCAATCGGTTTTTATAG
- a CDS encoding MGDG synthase family glycosyltransferase: protein MKLLILTAATGGGHVRASRAIQAYISEHSSGCEVDVVDALKSISSVLDKTVCDGYHFLATKTPKVFGQLYRRTNEDNLLSSLVSRFSGVFSQKLIPLLEEKRPDVIISTHPFATEMISHLKWAGAVTAPLICLMTDYGPHRAWIADRVDAYVVANGDMISEMEAMGVPKEKIYPFGIPVENVFFSEGDNAAFLKRIGLDQALPTILVMAGSFGVTNILKIYRQIVRLDMKFQIIVITGRNGRLHEEFAKLIPESPKPTKLVFFTDEVENYMHASDLLITKPGGLTVSEALACGIPLAVFDAIPGQEEDNANFLLTHNMAVKLENGDDCGETIRSLLADSQKLSDMRSSCRGFDKSRSAENILRLIQELYEQTRQ from the coding sequence GTGAAACTATTAATTTTGACAGCGGCCACCGGCGGCGGGCACGTGCGCGCTTCCCGGGCCATTCAGGCTTATATTTCAGAGCATTCCTCCGGATGCGAGGTCGATGTGGTCGACGCGCTGAAAAGCATCAGCAGCGTCCTGGACAAGACCGTCTGCGACGGATATCATTTTCTCGCGACCAAAACGCCGAAAGTGTTCGGCCAGCTTTACCGCAGGACCAACGAGGACAACCTCCTGTCCAGCCTGGTGTCGCGGTTCAGCGGCGTTTTCAGCCAGAAGCTCATTCCGCTTCTGGAGGAAAAAAGACCGGACGTCATCATTTCGACGCATCCGTTCGCAACCGAGATGATTTCGCATTTGAAATGGGCGGGAGCAGTCACCGCGCCGCTGATCTGCCTGATGACCGACTACGGCCCTCACCGCGCCTGGATCGCGGACCGGGTGGACGCCTACGTGGTCGCGAACGGCGACATGATCTCGGAAATGGAGGCCATGGGCGTGCCGAAGGAAAAAATTTATCCGTTCGGCATCCCGGTGGAAAATGTTTTTTTCTCGGAGGGGGATAACGCGGCCTTTCTGAAACGCATTGGGCTGGACCAGGCTCTTCCCACGATTCTGGTGATGGCGGGGAGCTTCGGCGTGACCAATATTCTGAAAATTTACCGGCAGATCGTCCGGCTTGACATGAAATTCCAGATCATCGTCATCACCGGGCGGAACGGAAGGCTCCATGAGGAGTTTGCAAAGCTGATTCCGGAGAGCCCGAAGCCGACAAAGCTGGTATTTTTCACCGACGAAGTGGAAAATTACATGCACGCCTCGGACCTGCTGATCACCAAGCCCGGCGGACTGACCGTATCGGAAGCGCTCGCCTGCGGCATACCGCTGGCTGTTTTCGACGCGATCCCCGGCCAGGAGGAGGACAACGCCAACTTTCTCCTGACACACAATATGGCGGTAAAGCTGGAAAACGGCGACGATTGCGGGGAGACCATCCGCTCCCTGTTGGCGGACAGCCAGAAGCTGAGCGACATGCGTTCCTCTTGCAGGGGATTTGACAAGTCCCGCTCCGCCGAGAATATTCTCCGCCTGATTCAGGAGCTGTACGAACAAACGCGGCAGTGA
- a CDS encoding DUF4830 domain-containing protein, whose amino-acid sequence MFVISVKTKKRKMIAVLAAVLVVVTAAIVAVKLFHSGPSADSGGKKYSLAASTNEDRIAFFKQFGWEVKPQPIANGKVTIPQTFDDVYTKYNNIQQEQGLDLTSYAGKTCEQWVYEITNFPEQEIMRGTLLIYGGCVVGGDLCTPALDGFMTGFDGQLDSNDYGANEPTLGRNDSGALTMAPAQTASSSVEEAQSKASSEIPANAWPTD is encoded by the coding sequence ATGTTTGTAATTTCTGTCAAGACGAAAAAAAGAAAGATGATCGCCGTTCTGGCGGCGGTCCTTGTAGTGGTCACCGCCGCCATCGTCGCGGTAAAGCTGTTTCATTCCGGGCCTTCCGCCGACAGCGGAGGCAAAAAATACAGCCTTGCCGCTTCAACCAACGAGGACAGGATCGCCTTTTTCAAGCAGTTCGGGTGGGAAGTCAAGCCGCAGCCGATCGCCAACGGCAAGGTCACGATTCCCCAGACGTTCGACGATGTTTATACGAAGTACAACAATATCCAGCAGGAGCAGGGACTGGATCTCACTTCCTACGCGGGCAAAACCTGCGAGCAGTGGGTGTATGAGATCACGAATTTCCCGGAGCAGGAGATCATGCGGGGCACGCTGCTGATCTACGGCGGCTGTGTGGTCGGCGGAGACCTCTGCACGCCCGCGCTGGACGGCTTTATGACCGGCTTCGACGGGCAGCTCGACAGCAACGACTACGGCGCCAACGAGCCGACCCTCGGGCGGAACGACAGCGGGGCCCTGACCATGGCTCCGGCGCAGACGGCTTCCTCCAGCGTGGAGGAGGCGCAGTCGAAGGCCTCTTCGGAAATCCCGGCCAACGCCTGGCCCACCGACTAG
- a CDS encoding glycosyltransferase, with amino-acid sequence MTETHTPIISVVIPVYNVEKYVGKCLISLEEQTFRDFEIIAVNDGSTDASPEILRHFESKYDNITVVDQKNAGMSLARNAGMEKARGEYLTFVDSDDYVAPTFLEELYEACVDHDADIACCYYYYHFIDNDFLFEYPFRCKGVFNRAKAMNKLLRDVQIQSLVWNKLYRRRLFTDYGITFPSMCFEDMATANKVFAHANRVVVLDRPLYYYNQHSMSTLATMNANKINDFIRAIAMVRISLEKNGLYEKYKKSYLALTRKTCNCCYLYVLKMHGEKKCMRGCMTNMRRISKAMRTYTSDKTNSAALCDFSEVVASPETLEENYSVR; translated from the coding sequence TTGACTGAGACGCATACGCCGATAATCAGTGTTGTGATACCAGTTTACAATGTTGAAAAATATGTGGGCAAATGCCTGATTTCGCTGGAAGAACAAACTTTTCGGGATTTTGAGATCATCGCCGTCAACGACGGCTCTACGGATGCCTCTCCCGAAATTCTTCGCCATTTTGAAAGCAAATATGACAACATCACCGTCGTCGATCAGAAAAACGCCGGTATGTCCCTGGCAAGGAACGCCGGCATGGAAAAAGCGCGGGGGGAATACCTCACCTTTGTGGACAGCGACGATTACGTCGCGCCAACCTTTTTGGAAGAGCTTTACGAAGCCTGCGTGGACCACGATGCGGATATCGCCTGCTGCTACTATTATTACCATTTTATCGACAATGATTTCCTCTTTGAGTACCCTTTCCGGTGCAAGGGGGTCTTTAACCGCGCGAAAGCCATGAATAAGCTGCTGCGGGACGTTCAGATCCAGAGCCTGGTCTGGAACAAGCTGTACCGCCGCAGACTGTTTACGGATTACGGCATCACCTTCCCCTCCATGTGCTTCGAAGATATGGCGACCGCCAACAAGGTGTTCGCGCACGCGAACCGCGTCGTCGTTCTGGACCGGCCGCTTTACTATTATAACCAGCATTCCATGAGCACGCTCGCAACCATGAACGCGAACAAGATCAACGACTTTATCCGCGCGATCGCCATGGTCCGCATCTCCCTCGAGAAAAACGGGCTGTATGAAAAGTACAAAAAAAGTTATCTGGCCCTGACCAGAAAAACCTGCAACTGCTGCTATTTATATGTATTAAAAATGCATGGCGAGAAAAAATGTATGCGTGGGTGCATGACGAACATGCGGCGGATTTCAAAAGCGATGCGGACGTATACCTCCGATAAAACCAATTCCGCGGCGCTGTGCGATTTTTCGGAAGTGGTTGCCTCGCCTGAAACGCTGGAGGAAAACTACTCGGTCCGTTAA
- a CDS encoding NAD(+) synthase yields MNDGFLKIAAVTPEIRVADCRYNLESVWNLMRECERGGVAAAAFPELCLTGYTCGDLFRDRTLISGAEAALAELLARSERLDLLTLVGLPAAVGPDLYNCAAVFCRGELLGIVPKENIPNYTEFYEARYFTPGKDFRQITFCGKEVPFGPDLVFRCRGAAGLTVGAEICEDLWVPCPPSVRLAQSGASVIFNLSASDEVIGKAPYRRDLVRMQSGRLACAYCYADAGEGESSTDLIYTGHSIIAENGTVLAESEQFATGLTTADVDLERLSQERLRMTTWHGEGQAHEIPFSLDVPEFKMERKFPATPFVPGDVRDLADRCEMILNLQACGLKTRLRHTGSKCAVIGVSGGLDSTLALLVTARAFDLLKMDRRGILAVTMPGFGTTGRTRGNAQRLAEYLNAKFLEIPIGDSVSKHFADIGHDPENRDVTYENAQARERTQVLMDLANQCGGLVIGTGDLSELALGWATYNGDIMSMYGVNCSVPKTLVRHLVHHAAVTGPEELRALLEDVLDTPVSPELLPPEQNGEIAQKTEHIVGPYELHDFFLYYMMRFGFSPGKIYRMALSAFEGQYDGPTVKKWLGEFYRRFFTNQFKRSALPDGPKIGSVSLSQRGDWRMPSDASAALWIKEIEKL; encoded by the coding sequence ATGAATGACGGTTTTCTGAAAATAGCGGCGGTCACTCCGGAGATACGCGTGGCCGACTGCCGGTATAATCTGGAATCGGTGTGGAACCTGATGCGGGAATGCGAACGCGGCGGCGTCGCCGCCGCCGCGTTTCCGGAGCTTTGCCTGACGGGCTACACCTGCGGCGACCTGTTCCGCGACCGGACGCTGATCTCCGGAGCGGAAGCGGCCCTTGCGGAACTGCTGGCCCGCTCGGAGCGGCTTGATCTGCTCACGCTGGTCGGGCTCCCGGCCGCGGTGGGCCCGGACCTTTATAACTGCGCCGCGGTTTTCTGCCGCGGGGAGCTTCTCGGGATCGTGCCGAAGGAGAACATCCCGAATTACACCGAGTTTTACGAGGCGAGATATTTTACTCCAGGTAAAGATTTTCGACAGATCACATTCTGCGGAAAGGAGGTTCCCTTCGGGCCGGACCTCGTCTTCCGCTGCCGCGGCGCAGCCGGCCTCACGGTCGGCGCGGAAATCTGCGAGGACCTGTGGGTGCCGTGCCCGCCGTCGGTTCGCTTGGCGCAGAGCGGCGCTTCGGTGATCTTCAACCTTTCCGCCAGCGACGAGGTGATCGGCAAGGCCCCGTACCGCCGCGACCTGGTGCGGATGCAGTCCGGGCGGCTGGCTTGCGCCTACTGTTACGCGGACGCGGGGGAGGGGGAATCCTCGACCGACCTGATCTATACCGGGCACAGCATCATCGCAGAAAACGGGACGGTTCTGGCCGAGTCGGAGCAGTTTGCCACCGGCCTGACCACGGCGGACGTGGATTTGGAACGTTTATCGCAGGAACGGCTGCGCATGACGACCTGGCACGGAGAGGGACAAGCTCATGAGATTCCGTTTTCCCTCGACGTGCCGGAATTTAAAATGGAACGGAAATTTCCCGCGACGCCGTTCGTGCCGGGCGACGTGCGCGACCTTGCGGACCGCTGCGAGATGATTTTGAACCTGCAGGCCTGCGGGCTGAAGACCCGTCTCAGGCACACCGGGTCCAAGTGCGCCGTGATCGGCGTTTCCGGCGGGCTGGATTCCACGCTGGCCCTGCTGGTCACCGCGCGGGCGTTTGACCTGCTGAAGATGGACCGCCGCGGGATTCTGGCCGTGACGATGCCGGGCTTCGGCACCACGGGCCGCACGCGCGGCAACGCGCAGAGGCTTGCGGAATATCTGAACGCGAAATTTTTGGAGATCCCGATCGGGGACTCCGTTTCGAAACATTTCGCCGATATCGGCCACGACCCGGAAAACCGGGACGTCACCTATGAAAACGCGCAGGCGCGCGAGCGCACGCAGGTCCTGATGGACCTTGCGAACCAGTGCGGCGGGCTGGTCATCGGCACCGGGGACCTGTCGGAGCTGGCGCTCGGCTGGGCGACCTACAACGGGGACATCATGTCGATGTACGGGGTCAACTGCTCGGTCCCGAAGACGCTGGTGCGGCACCTGGTCCACCACGCGGCGGTGACGGGGCCGGAAGAGCTGCGCGCCCTTCTGGAAGACGTGCTGGACACGCCCGTCAGCCCGGAGCTGCTCCCGCCCGAGCAGAACGGCGAGATCGCCCAGAAGACGGAACACATCGTCGGTCCTTACGAACTGCACGATTTTTTCCTTTACTACATGATGCGCTTCGGGTTCTCTCCCGGAAAGATCTACCGCATGGCGCTTTCCGCGTTCGAAGGGCAGTACGACGGCCCGACGGTCAAAAAATGGCTGGGCGAGTTCTACCGCCGCTTTTTCACAAATCAGTTCAAGCGCTCCGCCCTGCCGGACGGGCCGAAGATCGGCTCCGTCTCGCTGTCGCAGCGCGGCGACTGGCGCATGCCGAGCGACGCTTCCGCGGCGCTTTGGATAAAGGAAATCGAGAAGCTATAA